From the Solibacillus sp. FSL R5-0449 genome, one window contains:
- a CDS encoding MFS transporter yields MSLHPIRFLRIMGLLDGISLITLLLISMPLKYFADLPQFVTVNGSVHGGIFMVYFLAIVIVQLRIQWHIGWSLLSVLVAFIPFGNFLLDYRLKKMQPTLHTKPFPKQWLVYAIIFFSFFDLFVQLPIMSTYALSVGATTFIAGIVVGLYSFMNTFGNIFSGIFTDRIGAFRILLFGLLTSAISLLCYQLVDNATALLIVRCIHGFSSGFITPAAFTLLANMRAANEQGSGSAVTGSFVGIAAIVGPASSGILASKISVPNVLSIVALYGIVLLVGLVLFLRKSPLPKREKQQAKEKLNWNSGILKAFGGAFFLMFSQGVLAYLLPIYVQDLGYDSRVSGTLLSVFGIVAVLIFILPTNKIFDYLNPQVTLFAGVLLLGLAQIGIGLTSEMTLLYAILALYGIGFAFLFPSINAILIEATTEQTRGKAYGYFYAFFSIGVVAGSSLLGALDLVGTSGFVFTGTLLFSFCMVVLYSFMKSGAAFVKVQHKEKMHHS; encoded by the coding sequence ATGAGTTTACATCCGATCCGGTTTTTACGAATAATGGGCTTACTCGATGGGATTTCGCTCATTACGTTATTACTTATTTCGATGCCGCTTAAGTATTTCGCAGATTTACCGCAATTTGTGACGGTAAACGGCAGCGTACACGGCGGTATTTTTATGGTTTATTTTCTCGCAATCGTTATTGTACAATTGCGTATCCAATGGCATATCGGCTGGTCATTGTTAAGCGTGCTGGTCGCATTTATTCCATTTGGCAATTTTCTGCTCGACTATCGACTGAAAAAAATGCAACCAACCTTACATACAAAGCCATTTCCGAAACAATGGCTCGTTTATGCCATCATTTTCTTTTCATTTTTTGATTTGTTCGTCCAGCTGCCGATTATGAGTACATATGCCTTGTCGGTCGGCGCGACAACATTTATCGCGGGGATAGTCGTAGGACTTTATTCATTTATGAATACATTCGGCAATATCTTTTCCGGTATTTTTACCGATAGAATCGGCGCCTTTCGCATTTTGCTATTCGGCTTGTTAACGTCTGCGATTTCGCTATTATGCTACCAGCTTGTCGATAATGCGACGGCTCTTTTAATCGTCCGCTGTATTCACGGGTTTAGTAGCGGGTTTATTACTCCAGCGGCCTTTACATTGCTTGCGAATATGCGAGCAGCAAACGAACAGGGGAGCGGCAGCGCGGTGACAGGTTCATTTGTCGGCATTGCAGCGATTGTTGGTCCGGCTTCAAGCGGTATTCTAGCAAGTAAAATTTCAGTCCCAAATGTGCTTTCAATTGTTGCACTTTATGGAATTGTCCTATTGGTCGGCCTAGTGCTGTTTTTACGTAAATCACCGTTACCAAAACGGGAAAAGCAGCAGGCAAAAGAAAAGTTGAACTGGAACAGCGGTATTTTAAAAGCATTTGGCGGCGCATTTTTCCTCATGTTTTCACAAGGTGTTCTCGCCTATTTATTGCCGATTTATGTACAGGATCTAGGGTATGACTCCAGAGTATCTGGTACATTACTAAGTGTATTCGGAATTGTTGCTGTTCTGATATTTATCTTACCGACGAACAAAATTTTCGATTATTTGAATCCGCAAGTGACATTGTTTGCGGGAGTGCTATTACTTGGACTTGCTCAAATCGGAATCGGTCTGACATCTGAAATGACTTTGCTTTATGCAATACTGGCACTTTACGGAATCGGGTTTGCATTTTTATTCCCTTCTATTAATGCGATATTAATTGAAGCAACGACTGAACAGACGCGCGGCAAAGCGTACGGCTATTTTTATGCGTTTTTCTCGATTGGCGTAGTCGCAGGGTCTTCACTTTTAGGTGCACTAGATTTAGTAGGAACATCCGGCTTTGTATTTACAGGAACATTATTATTTAGTTTCTGTATGGTGGTGCTCTATTCATTTATGAAATCAGGCGCGGCA